A part of Melittangium boletus DSM 14713 genomic DNA contains:
- a CDS encoding lipoxygenase family protein codes for MSSSEAVSSRSESPASEYQYNYTYVAPLAMAQSVPSSDQPTLVWWGQTVVQILHIAVNRLHWMHEQAQREQGGSAPATPALHVDLSHVGVGQLDLGHLKKLPPPGTLGGKLFGDLSEFGEAARLAEQSAILARKAFNRELGSLFDVLKLVIDAVIAKPTGRPSSMQDFFNLFTTLPLPAAAQSYEEDSTFAWMRVAGFNPLVLRKARVLEDTLGVSDETLSAVLGGGDTVQGALAEGRLYLADYKALARVINGNFPDGPKYCFAPKALFGLPRGSGPRQLRPLGIRCGQDPKAYPLYTPADGEAWQQAKTVVSVADMSHHEVISHLAHTHLLVEPFVVATHRNLPDTHPVSLLLRPHFEGTLYINNAAQEKLIAPGGDVDMLLGGTIQANRVVAVESLLKDPDFDFNQGMLPRALAQRDVNDPDLEYPYREDALLLWSAIENWVRAYVGIYYKSDSAVTEDAALQAWGAELVAENGGRVKGFGEDGVAGKLTTVEYLVQAVTMLLFTGSAQHAAVNFAQAGIMTFVPLSPGAAYRAAPVSVDDAALNPALDQYPPMDMTAQQLDFLYLLGSVYHTRLGDYPPLWFKSLHVDEHLFAFKEALKRIGETIEQRNKTRLFAYPYFIPSNIPQSINI; via the coding sequence ATGTCATCCTCCGAAGCCGTGTCGTCGCGCAGTGAGTCGCCCGCGTCCGAGTACCAGTACAACTACACGTACGTCGCGCCCCTGGCGATGGCCCAGAGCGTTCCCTCGAGCGACCAACCCACCCTCGTGTGGTGGGGACAGACCGTCGTTCAAATCCTCCACATCGCCGTCAACCGGTTGCACTGGATGCACGAGCAGGCCCAGCGTGAGCAGGGCGGCTCGGCCCCGGCGACGCCCGCGCTGCACGTGGACCTCTCCCACGTGGGCGTGGGACAGCTGGACCTCGGCCACCTGAAGAAGCTCCCCCCTCCGGGGACCCTGGGAGGGAAGCTGTTCGGAGACCTCAGCGAGTTCGGAGAGGCCGCCAGGCTCGCCGAGCAGAGCGCGATCCTCGCCCGCAAGGCCTTCAATCGGGAGCTGGGCAGCCTCTTCGACGTCCTGAAGCTGGTGATCGACGCGGTGATCGCCAAGCCCACGGGGCGGCCGAGCTCGATGCAGGACTTCTTCAACCTCTTCACCACCCTGCCCCTGCCCGCGGCGGCGCAGAGCTACGAGGAGGACTCCACGTTCGCCTGGATGCGCGTGGCGGGCTTCAACCCGCTCGTGCTGCGCAAGGCGCGCGTGCTCGAGGACACCCTCGGAGTGAGTGACGAGACCCTGAGCGCCGTGCTCGGCGGAGGGGACACGGTGCAGGGCGCCCTGGCGGAGGGGCGGCTGTACCTGGCGGACTACAAGGCGCTCGCGCGGGTCATCAACGGCAACTTCCCCGATGGTCCCAAGTACTGCTTCGCGCCCAAGGCCCTGTTCGGCCTGCCGCGCGGCAGCGGGCCCCGTCAGCTCCGGCCCTTGGGCATCCGCTGCGGGCAGGATCCGAAGGCCTACCCGCTCTACACCCCCGCCGATGGCGAGGCCTGGCAGCAGGCCAAGACGGTCGTCTCCGTGGCGGACATGAGCCACCACGAGGTGATCTCCCACCTGGCTCACACCCACCTGCTCGTGGAGCCCTTCGTGGTTGCCACCCACCGCAACCTGCCGGACACCCACCCGGTGAGCCTGCTGCTGCGGCCGCACTTCGAGGGCACGCTGTACATCAACAACGCCGCGCAGGAGAAGCTCATCGCGCCTGGCGGAGACGTGGACATGCTGCTGGGTGGCACCATCCAGGCCAACCGCGTCGTCGCCGTGGAGTCGCTCCTGAAGGACCCGGACTTCGACTTCAACCAGGGCATGCTGCCGCGCGCGCTGGCCCAGCGGGACGTGAATGACCCGGACCTGGAGTACCCCTACCGCGAGGACGCGCTGCTGCTGTGGAGCGCCATCGAGAACTGGGTGCGCGCCTACGTGGGCATCTATTACAAGTCGGACTCGGCCGTGACCGAGGACGCGGCGCTCCAGGCCTGGGGCGCCGAGCTGGTGGCCGAGAACGGCGGCCGGGTGAAGGGCTTCGGCGAGGACGGCGTCGCCGGCAAGCTGACCACGGTGGAGTACCTCGTCCAGGCGGTGACGATGCTGCTGTTCACCGGCAGCGCGCAGCACGCGGCGGTGAACTTCGCCCAGGCGGGAATCATGACGTTCGTGCCGCTCTCCCCGGGTGCCGCCTACCGCGCGGCGCCTGTCAGCGTCGATGACGCCGCGCTCAACCCGGCCCTGGATCAGTACCCCCCGATGGACATGACCGCCCAACAGCTCGACTTCCTCTACCTGCTGGGCTCCGTGTACCACAC
- a CDS encoding glutathione S-transferase family protein, producing the protein MLTLHHLNHSRSQRILWLFEELGLDYELITYQRDAHTGLAPPELKSIHPLGKAPVLEDQGRVITESGAIIDYVVRRHGKGRLAPPPDSAEFDTYVEWLHYAEGSAMLPFMLGVYLGRLGDAAAPLQPRLSSEVHNHLGYISGALGDHEYLVGDTFTAADIQVSFVLESAQLNHALARYPNLGAYLQRMRTRPAHQRALVRGGPFDLSAMRKR; encoded by the coding sequence ATGCTCACACTCCACCATCTCAACCACTCCCGCTCGCAGCGCATCCTGTGGCTGTTCGAGGAGCTGGGACTCGACTACGAGCTCATCACCTACCAGCGGGACGCCCACACCGGCCTCGCGCCCCCGGAGCTCAAGTCCATCCACCCGCTCGGCAAGGCGCCGGTCCTCGAGGACCAGGGACGCGTCATCACCGAGTCGGGCGCCATCATCGACTACGTCGTGCGCCGCCATGGCAAGGGGCGGCTCGCGCCCCCGCCGGATTCCGCGGAGTTCGACACCTACGTGGAGTGGCTGCACTACGCCGAGGGCTCGGCCATGCTGCCCTTCATGCTCGGGGTGTACCTGGGGCGGCTGGGGGACGCGGCGGCTCCGCTCCAACCCCGCCTGTCCAGCGAGGTACACAACCACCTCGGCTACATCTCCGGCGCGCTGGGCGATCACGAATACCTGGTGGGCGACACCTTCACCGCCGCCGACATCCAGGTGAGCTTCGTGCTGGAGTCCGCGCAGTTGAACCACGCCCTGGCCCGCTACCCCAATCTCGGCGCCTACCTCCAGCGCATGCGGACCCGGCCCGCCCATCAGCGAGCGCTCGTCCGGGGAGGACCCTTCGACCTCTCGGCCATGCGCAAGCGATAG